In one window of Zhongshania aliphaticivorans DNA:
- a CDS encoding GlxA family transcriptional regulator, whose translation MPKVYTIAYENCYAGSLANPQDLFTVANSHWREQYQRSEGGFEWEVLSEHGDPVKTASGLRVAVDGALKDVEPGSIVIVPAMNYPGGKAFSAKLLALRGVIDWLRRQYANGCIISAHCTSSFVVAETGLLDGLSATTSWWLATQFSQRYPSISLSAGQLVVENERLITGGANGAEVLSGLLLVDRFMGKAMASLCAKTLLVDTNMTQQTPYLILPQQPDHNDALVLSVQDRLEKNLAEPFSLEALAQQCHVSTRTLMRRFKAAVGDTPNSYLQSLRIEAAKKLLESTGLSAELVMQRVGYVDASSFNRLFLRKTGLTPRAYRQKFAYL comes from the coding sequence ATGCCTAAGGTATACACCATAGCCTATGAAAATTGTTACGCCGGCAGCCTAGCAAATCCTCAAGATTTGTTTACGGTGGCCAACTCCCACTGGCGTGAACAGTATCAGCGCTCAGAGGGAGGGTTTGAATGGGAAGTGCTTTCTGAGCATGGTGATCCGGTAAAGACTGCCTCTGGTCTACGAGTTGCGGTAGATGGTGCTTTAAAAGACGTGGAACCTGGAAGTATCGTTATTGTTCCTGCAATGAATTATCCGGGGGGCAAAGCGTTTAGTGCCAAATTACTCGCTTTGCGAGGAGTAATTGATTGGCTGCGTCGCCAATATGCTAACGGGTGTATCATCAGCGCCCATTGCACAAGTAGCTTTGTGGTTGCTGAAACAGGTTTGTTGGACGGGTTAAGCGCCACGACAAGTTGGTGGCTAGCCACCCAGTTTAGTCAGCGTTATCCGTCAATTTCTCTCAGTGCGGGTCAGCTGGTTGTTGAAAATGAGCGCTTAATTACGGGTGGTGCTAATGGCGCCGAAGTGCTTTCTGGTTTATTGCTGGTGGATCGTTTTATGGGTAAAGCGATGGCCTCGCTCTGTGCCAAGACACTATTAGTTGATACTAATATGACCCAACAAACCCCCTACCTTATTTTGCCGCAGCAGCCTGATCACAATGATGCTTTGGTGTTGTCTGTGCAAGATAGGCTTGAGAAAAATTTAGCGGAACCCTTTTCTTTAGAAGCATTAGCCCAACAATGTCATGTAAGCACTAGAACCTTAATGCGCCGATTTAAAGCGGCAGTGGGAGATACCCCAAATAGCTACCTGCAAAGTTTGCGTATTGAGGCAGCAAAAAAATTATTGGAGAGCACCGGCTTGTCTGCGGAGCTAGTGATGCAGCGAGTTGGCTATGTTGACGCAAGTTCTTTTAATCGTTTGTTTCTCAGAAAAACGGGGTTAACACCAAGGGCATATCGGCAAAAGTTTGCCTACTTATAA
- a CDS encoding putative RNA methyltransferase, with protein MPLLPLTQLVCPLDQKVLLQTGNTWRCENNHCFDIAKQGHVNLLPVQNKKSKDPGDSKEMIAARRDFLNSGVYNPIAEALANTVNALCGDQDQLAILDAGCGEGYYLNSVCDALLTKDIQLQATGLDISKWAVRSCKIRNPKLNGLVASNRQIPLPDQSQDIVLCTFGFPVYSEFKRVLKPGGHIVMADPGTEHLIELRSAIYDDVRRSPPADISPALDDNWQLSVSQKVQFTSPVINAMQCEQLLVMTPHLYRASKEGRDRAAQLHDITITGDVLIRVISQSNC; from the coding sequence ATGCCCTTACTGCCTCTCACTCAACTAGTATGCCCCCTCGACCAGAAGGTATTACTACAAACTGGAAATACGTGGCGATGTGAGAACAACCATTGTTTTGATATTGCCAAGCAAGGCCATGTCAATCTTCTACCTGTGCAAAACAAAAAATCTAAAGACCCAGGTGATAGCAAGGAAATGATTGCAGCACGCCGGGATTTTTTAAACAGTGGTGTTTATAACCCCATTGCCGAAGCACTGGCCAACACGGTAAACGCTCTTTGTGGCGACCAAGATCAACTCGCGATTTTAGATGCCGGCTGCGGTGAGGGGTATTACCTTAATTCCGTATGCGATGCCTTACTAACAAAAGATATCCAGCTTCAAGCAACCGGCTTAGATATTTCAAAATGGGCAGTACGCAGTTGTAAAATCCGCAATCCTAAACTCAATGGCTTGGTCGCCAGCAACCGCCAAATTCCGCTACCAGACCAAAGCCAAGATATTGTGTTATGTACTTTTGGCTTTCCGGTTTACAGCGAATTTAAGCGGGTACTAAAACCTGGCGGCCATATTGTCATGGCCGATCCAGGAACTGAGCACCTGATTGAATTACGCAGTGCTATTTACGACGATGTACGCCGCAGCCCGCCAGCAGATATAAGCCCAGCACTTGACGATAACTGGCAGCTAAGCGTGAGCCAAAAAGTGCAATTTACAAGCCCAGTCATTAATGCCATGCAATGTGAGCAATTACTGGTGATGACTCCTCATTTATATCGCGCCAGCAAAGAAGGCCGTGACCGCGCCGCCCAGCTACATGACATTACTATTACGGGGGATGTACTTATTCGTGTTATCAGCCAGAGCAATTGTTAA
- a CDS encoding DUF6966 domain-containing protein, which produces MLNIYLDELHALLESVGEKKWGEKFKYVSSESVLDNRRQYLEKIIGLYGGAGSLNDLMISELNGHTIGCGSESALNKDMNYLRSKIYNLAKKELRELVDL; this is translated from the coding sequence ATGCTAAATATTTATTTGGATGAATTGCATGCGCTATTAGAGTCAGTTGGCGAGAAAAAATGGGGAGAAAAATTTAAATATGTCTCAAGCGAGAGCGTTCTGGATAATCGTAGGCAATACCTAGAAAAAATTATTGGTCTCTATGGTGGGGCTGGCTCTCTCAATGATTTGATGATCTCGGAATTGAACGGCCATACTATCGGATGCGGTTCTGAGTCAGCCTTGAATAAGGACATGAATTATTTACGAAGTAAGATTTATAACTTGGCGAAGAAGGAGCTTCGTGAGTTAGTTGATTTATGA
- a CDS encoding type II secretion system protein G, whose translation MSDEKERLGSFPFVLGGMSFIPMVGVVFGIVSIGWGLFSKRKGGKKLALIGLGGILFTVLLYFGLFLFGLVMRGEGGSFLKKIFPSMALNSLVHAVEVYKDQHGEYPESLEALMQLAPENSSFTVLVSKGGVLGGSSQYYYEVVDADHYYLLDMGKDGKPFTFDDIFPNEQLSRQGRTGLMKKNNLN comes from the coding sequence ATGAGTGACGAAAAAGAAAGGTTAGGAAGTTTCCCATTTGTCCTTGGGGGGATGTCTTTTATTCCTATGGTTGGAGTGGTATTTGGTATTGTTTCAATTGGTTGGGGGCTGTTTTCAAAAAGAAAGGGCGGGAAAAAATTAGCCCTCATAGGGCTGGGAGGCATTTTATTTACAGTGCTATTGTATTTTGGACTATTTCTTTTTGGTTTAGTGATGCGGGGGGAGGGTGGTAGCTTCTTGAAGAAGATATTTCCAAGCATGGCATTAAATTCTTTGGTTCATGCTGTCGAGGTGTATAAAGACCAGCATGGTGAATATCCAGAGTCATTGGAAGCTCTTATGCAGTTAGCGCCTGAGAATTCGAGTTTTACTGTGTTGGTATCTAAGGGCGGTGTATTAGGCGGGAGTTCACAGTATTATTATGAAGTAGTAGACGCCGATCATTACTACTTATTGGATATGGGAAAGGATGGCAAACCGTTTACGTTTGATGATATTTTTCCAAATGAGCAGTTATCGCGACAAGGCAGAACTGGTTTGATGAAAAAAAATAACTTGAATTAA
- a CDS encoding AAA family ATPase, with the protein MNDSHDLRLIIESRIPIIIIETWEEKRALTLLAKLGIQLGLPVFAWSITDGLRRSDYEQDANNPLTAEPEAALKHIRSGSLAGIYALCDLHPFLGDEPRIVRLIKDIAQNAEDTGQCLILISHAIDIPSEFKRHSARFSLSMPQDHKLRAAVYKEAQDFSNAKGRKVKTDRDALNKLVNNLRGLPIEDARKLARGAIFQDGAITHSDISAVNKAKFELLDMDGVLSFEYDTTNFGQVGGLSKLKSWLSKREQAFNHHGEDSPKGIMLVGVQGGGKSLAAKAVAGLWGLPLLKMDMGALYNKFFGESERNVREALALAETMSPCVLWIDEIEKGIGSDAHDGGTSRRILATLLTWMAEHKHAVFIVATANDIQRLPPELIRKGRLDEIFFVDLPSENVRQDIFSIHLKKRNYELKNFRCAELSSASDGFTGAEIEQAIVAARYSANARNEQLTTAHILHEISNTVPLSITMSEDINALRHWCQSRAVASD; encoded by the coding sequence ATGAATGACAGTCACGATCTACGTCTAATTATTGAATCGCGAATTCCAATTATCATCATAGAAACATGGGAAGAAAAACGGGCTTTAACACTATTAGCTAAGCTCGGCATTCAATTGGGACTGCCGGTCTTTGCCTGGTCAATCACTGACGGTCTACGCCGCAGCGATTATGAGCAAGACGCCAACAATCCCCTCACCGCCGAACCCGAGGCTGCGCTTAAACATATTCGCAGTGGCAGTCTGGCGGGTATTTACGCCCTTTGCGACCTCCACCCTTTTCTTGGCGATGAGCCCCGCATTGTACGACTTATAAAAGATATCGCTCAAAATGCCGAGGACACCGGCCAATGCTTAATACTCATCAGCCACGCCATAGACATCCCTAGTGAATTCAAACGTCACAGCGCACGCTTTAGCTTGTCCATGCCACAAGATCACAAGCTTCGCGCCGCTGTTTATAAAGAAGCGCAAGATTTCAGCAACGCTAAAGGCCGTAAAGTTAAAACGGATCGAGACGCCCTTAATAAACTGGTGAACAATCTTCGTGGCCTACCGATAGAAGACGCACGCAAACTAGCTCGTGGCGCCATCTTTCAAGACGGTGCCATCACCCACTCGGACATCAGCGCCGTCAACAAAGCCAAATTTGAATTACTAGACATGGATGGCGTATTGAGTTTTGAATACGACACCACCAACTTCGGCCAAGTCGGCGGCCTGTCCAAACTTAAAAGCTGGTTAAGCAAGCGCGAACAAGCCTTTAACCATCACGGCGAAGATTCACCCAAAGGCATTATGCTTGTGGGTGTGCAGGGCGGTGGTAAAAGTCTAGCCGCTAAAGCCGTGGCCGGTTTATGGGGTTTGCCACTATTAAAAATGGACATGGGCGCGCTCTACAATAAATTCTTTGGCGAATCAGAACGCAATGTCCGCGAGGCATTAGCGCTGGCAGAAACCATGTCGCCCTGTGTATTGTGGATAGATGAAATTGAAAAAGGAATAGGCAGCGATGCCCACGACGGAGGCACCTCGCGACGTATTTTAGCGACTTTATTAACCTGGATGGCAGAGCATAAACACGCCGTCTTTATCGTCGCTACCGCCAACGACATTCAACGCCTACCACCTGAACTGATACGCAAAGGCCGGCTCGATGAAATCTTCTTTGTTGACCTGCCCTCAGAAAACGTCCGCCAAGATATTTTTTCTATTCACCTTAAAAAGCGCAACTATGAACTCAAAAACTTCCGCTGCGCCGAGCTCAGCAGTGCCAGCGACGGCTTCACTGGTGCAGAAATAGAACAAGCCATTGTAGCGGCACGCTATTCCGCCAATGCCCGCAATGAGCAATTAACGACAGCGCACATCCTGCATGAGATCAGTAATACCGTGCCCTTATCCATTACCATGAGCGAAGATATTAATGCGCTAAGGCACTGGTGTCAGAGTCGAGCGGTGGCGAGTGATTAA
- a CDS encoding WS/DGAT/MGAT family O-acyltransferase: protein MQQLSGQDAMFIHTESMGIPQHIGILSIYDQSTAPNGLVRFKQILQLLENRSHLSPIFNRRLRRVPLNLDQPYWEDVEHADIETHVHHIALPKPGDWRQLCILASRIHARPLDTNKPLWEMYVIEGLDSVRDLPKGCFAVMSKVHHAAMDGATGARFIPLLHDLSPNVSVVDDTPTKIVQKYNNGHMLSKALANNLKKPGQFFSLIGSAIPSWRRIQRGKKEQDFSTLEDKQKTIFQGKISPYRVCDAVPFPFEDIRAIKNTVAGATINDAMLCIVSGGLRKYLAAKNALPEKTLVSGCPIDVRSNNEQSSGGNMVGFMTVSLHSDINDPKERLKAIHDASMSSKAYADALGPRMAVDVTNVLPGGMLSLALRAASATGLTEAAVIFNTIVTNVPGPTQQLYFCGAKMVDGMNFGPLLPNVGLFQIVYSSVMDKVGTISISFTACRKMLPDPELYSACLQASFEELKAACLNNKT, encoded by the coding sequence ATGCAGCAGCTATCAGGCCAAGACGCCATGTTCATTCATACCGAGAGTATGGGCATTCCCCAACATATCGGCATACTCAGTATTTATGACCAATCCACCGCACCCAATGGATTAGTGCGCTTTAAACAAATTTTGCAGTTACTGGAAAACCGTTCGCACCTCTCCCCCATTTTCAACCGCCGGCTTCGCAGAGTTCCCCTTAACCTAGACCAACCCTACTGGGAAGATGTCGAACATGCAGATATTGAAACCCACGTTCATCATATAGCACTACCCAAACCCGGAGATTGGCGGCAACTGTGTATTCTTGCCTCACGAATTCATGCCCGCCCACTAGACACGAACAAACCGCTCTGGGAAATGTATGTTATCGAAGGTTTAGATAGCGTTCGTGATTTACCCAAAGGCTGCTTTGCGGTTATGAGCAAAGTCCACCACGCTGCAATGGACGGAGCCACGGGCGCACGTTTTATCCCACTGCTCCACGACCTTAGCCCCAATGTCAGCGTTGTCGACGACACTCCCACCAAAATCGTGCAGAAATATAACAACGGCCATATGTTAAGCAAAGCCCTAGCCAATAACTTAAAAAAACCTGGGCAATTCTTTAGCTTGATTGGCAGCGCCATTCCCAGCTGGCGACGGATACAGCGCGGTAAAAAGGAACAGGATTTTTCCACGCTTGAAGACAAGCAAAAAACCATCTTCCAAGGCAAGATTTCACCTTATCGAGTATGCGATGCAGTACCATTTCCTTTTGAAGATATACGCGCCATAAAAAACACAGTGGCTGGGGCCACCATCAACGATGCCATGCTTTGCATCGTATCTGGAGGCCTGCGAAAATATCTTGCAGCTAAAAACGCCTTACCTGAAAAAACCCTTGTCAGCGGCTGTCCTATTGACGTACGCAGCAACAATGAACAAAGCAGTGGCGGCAATATGGTCGGTTTTATGACGGTGTCGCTACACTCAGATATTAACGATCCCAAAGAACGCCTGAAAGCCATTCACGATGCCTCAATGAGCAGCAAAGCCTATGCCGACGCACTTGGCCCACGCATGGCGGTTGATGTCACCAATGTACTGCCCGGTGGAATGCTCTCCCTCGCCCTGCGAGCCGCATCGGCCACTGGTCTCACCGAAGCCGCCGTCATCTTTAATACCATTGTTACCAACGTGCCAGGCCCCACTCAGCAACTGTATTTCTGTGGCGCTAAAATGGTTGACGGAATGAACTTTGGACCACTACTCCCCAATGTTGGCTTATTCCAGATTGTGTATAGCTCGGTGATGGATAAAGTGGGTACCATTTCAATTTCATTTACAGCTTGTCGAAAAATGCTACCCGATCCAGAGCTATACTCGGCATGCTTACAAGCGTCTTTCGAAGAGCTAAAAGCAGCATGCCTTAACAACAAAACATAA
- a CDS encoding ABCB family ABC transporter ATP-binding protein/permease — translation MRHGTSYSQNQDVNWSTLRELLPYLMAFRSRIGMALLCLIAAKIASVGLPFILKNIVDQLDGNDQSALLILPIALLIAYGIVRFANVLFGELRDTIFGRVTERAMRQIGLTVFKHLHALDLEFHLNRRTGGLSRDIERGTNGINFLLRFMVFNIVPTFIEIGLVISILGWQYSIWFAVIVFVAVICYVGFSVFATEWRTGFIRRANEAESRSSSRAVDSLLNFETVKYFGNEYYEANRYDNELESWELARRQNRLSLFALNAGQALIIATAMTAAMVLAASEVVAKSMTLGDFVLINAFMMQIFVPLNFLGFVYREMKGSMANIEAMFALLRQKATITDIENAPQLLLDKGKIEVKNLSFRYQSERPILNNINFTVAAKQKVAIVGSSGAGKSTLLKLLFRFYDASEGQILIDGQDIKTVNQSSLRCALGIVPQDTVLFNQSILENIRYGRIDASDEDVLSAIRMAHLSEFIDRLPNGVDTLVGERGLKLSGGEKQRVAIARALLKQSPIMIFDEATSSLDSASERLILEAIRDIAQEHTMLVIAHRLSTIVDADHILVLEQGEIVEHGTHTELLKLNGQYAHLWSLQQRERAINSI, via the coding sequence ATGCGCCACGGCACCAGCTATTCACAAAACCAAGATGTAAATTGGTCTACGCTACGCGAATTACTCCCTTATTTAATGGCCTTTCGCTCTCGCATTGGCATGGCATTGCTATGCCTGATCGCTGCCAAAATCGCCAGTGTAGGGCTGCCTTTTATATTAAAAAATATTGTCGACCAACTCGATGGAAACGATCAATCCGCCCTGCTCATTTTACCTATTGCACTCCTCATTGCTTATGGCATTGTACGTTTTGCCAACGTCTTATTTGGTGAACTTCGCGATACCATTTTTGGCCGTGTCACCGAGCGCGCCATGCGTCAGATTGGCCTAACTGTTTTTAAACACCTCCACGCACTTGACTTAGAATTTCACCTAAACCGTCGCACCGGGGGCTTATCGCGTGACATTGAGCGCGGTACAAACGGCATCAATTTTCTGTTGCGGTTTATGGTATTCAACATTGTGCCAACGTTTATTGAGATCGGCTTAGTCATCAGTATTTTAGGTTGGCAATACAGTATCTGGTTTGCCGTGATCGTGTTTGTTGCGGTGATTTGCTACGTTGGCTTTTCAGTGTTCGCTACAGAGTGGCGAACCGGCTTTATTCGCCGCGCCAACGAAGCAGAATCTCGCAGCAGCAGTCGTGCGGTAGACAGCTTGCTCAATTTTGAAACCGTTAAATACTTCGGCAACGAATACTACGAAGCCAATCGCTACGATAATGAACTCGAAAGCTGGGAGCTCGCCCGTCGTCAAAATCGCCTCAGCCTTTTTGCCCTTAACGCAGGCCAAGCCCTGATTATTGCCACCGCCATGACGGCAGCAATGGTGTTAGCGGCGAGTGAAGTGGTAGCTAAAAGCATGACGCTTGGTGACTTTGTTCTTATCAACGCGTTTATGATGCAGATCTTTGTCCCTCTCAATTTTCTCGGTTTTGTCTATCGAGAAATGAAAGGCTCTATGGCCAATATTGAAGCCATGTTTGCCCTACTTCGACAAAAAGCCACCATTACCGATATTGAAAACGCACCACAATTATTACTTGATAAAGGAAAAATTGAAGTTAAAAACCTCAGCTTTCGCTACCAAAGCGAGCGCCCTATCTTAAACAACATCAACTTCACGGTGGCCGCAAAACAGAAAGTGGCCATTGTGGGCAGCAGTGGCGCCGGTAAATCCACCTTGCTAAAGCTACTTTTTCGGTTCTACGATGCCAGTGAGGGACAGATTCTCATTGACGGGCAAGATATTAAGACCGTTAATCAATCTTCACTGCGCTGCGCATTAGGCATCGTGCCACAGGACACGGTCTTATTTAATCAATCTATTCTGGAAAACATTCGCTACGGCAGAATTGACGCCAGCGACGAGGACGTTCTCAGCGCCATACGCATGGCGCATCTCAGTGAGTTTATCGACCGCCTACCCAATGGCGTAGATACGCTGGTGGGCGAAAGAGGTTTAAAATTATCAGGCGGTGAAAAACAACGCGTCGCCATCGCTAGAGCCTTGCTTAAACAATCCCCCATTATGATTTTTGACGAAGCAACGTCCTCGCTAGACAGCGCCTCGGAACGACTGATATTAGAAGCTATTCGCGATATTGCCCAAGAGCATACTATGCTCGTGATTGCCCATCGCTTGTCGACAATTGTCGACGCGGACCACATCTTGGTACTGGAACAGGGCGAAATTGTAGAACACGGTACCCACACCGAGCTACTTAAGCTAAATGGCCAATACGCCCATCTGTGGTCATTACAACAAAGAGAGCGCGCAATAAATAGTATCTAA
- a CDS encoding DUF3301 domain-containing protein, which produces MLDLADVTALFGFCAILAYLWRAQGTREIALRATRQHLKLQQLLLLDDHVALRAVWLKRNKSGAISLWRRYIFEFTATGHERYKGCVITLGNRIESIELEPHRFPNDTVH; this is translated from the coding sequence ATGCTCGACCTAGCCGATGTCACCGCTCTATTTGGCTTTTGCGCGATTCTCGCCTATCTCTGGCGAGCCCAAGGCACCAGAGAAATTGCCTTACGCGCCACCCGCCAACATTTAAAGCTCCAACAACTGTTACTACTCGACGATCATGTTGCGCTGCGCGCAGTGTGGCTTAAACGTAATAAAAGCGGCGCCATCAGCCTCTGGCGGCGGTATATTTTTGAGTTCACGGCAACGGGACACGAAAGATATAAGGGCTGCGTAATCACCTTGGGCAACCGTATTGAAAGCATCGAGTTAGAACCACACCGCTTTCCAAACGACACGGTTCATTAA
- a CDS encoding PH domain-containing protein — translation MTSNYAEHPAMFRNNPLGFILAVILIPAAIGILILLFWYLKCKSTRLEINENEIILEQGLLSKERTELNVSGIRTVKIKQSFFNRLFGVGTLSVYTAGDSPEIQAHGMPKPEIFRDLVKARQSDPA, via the coding sequence GTGACAAGTAACTACGCCGAACACCCCGCAATGTTTCGCAACAACCCATTGGGATTCATACTTGCCGTCATCCTAATTCCTGCCGCCATTGGCATTTTGATCCTGCTTTTCTGGTATTTAAAATGTAAATCAACACGCTTAGAGATTAATGAGAACGAGATTATTCTGGAGCAGGGGCTCTTGAGCAAAGAGCGCACCGAACTTAATGTCTCTGGGATTCGCACCGTAAAAATCAAACAATCATTTTTTAACCGTTTATTTGGGGTGGGCACATTGTCGGTTTACACCGCGGGCGACAGTCCTGAAATCCAAGCCCACGGCATGCCCAAACCCGAAATATTTCGCGACTTGGTAAAAGCTCGCCAGTCCGATCCTGCGTGA
- a CDS encoding acyl-CoA thioesterase: protein MQEPRLKWDHSQPFTMKFNVMAEHIDFIGHVNNAVYVAWCQQAGWQHSLTLGLGLDEYRSLDAAMVIRRANYDYILSAYTDEECIMGTWLTNNDHKLTMERHFQLLRLSDGKTLLRGHWQLVCIRMSNGKPRRMPAEFDSGYGAAVIPSG, encoded by the coding sequence ATGCAAGAACCCAGATTGAAGTGGGATCACTCTCAGCCATTTACCATGAAGTTCAACGTTATGGCTGAGCACATTGACTTTATTGGTCATGTTAACAATGCGGTTTATGTAGCCTGGTGCCAGCAAGCTGGCTGGCAGCATTCATTGACACTCGGCCTAGGTCTAGATGAATACCGCAGTCTAGATGCCGCAATGGTAATCCGGCGCGCAAATTACGACTACATTCTTTCTGCCTATACCGATGAAGAATGCATCATGGGTACATGGCTTACCAACAACGATCACAAGCTCACCATGGAGCGACACTTTCAGTTATTGCGCCTATCCGATGGCAAAACACTGTTGCGAGGACACTGGCAATTGGTTTGCATCCGCATGAGTAATGGCAAACCCCGGCGAATGCCTGCAGAATTTGATTCAGGTTACGGCGCGGCGGTAATCCCCTCCGGCTAA
- a CDS encoding M23 family metallopeptidase, translating to MRDHYRITITNYSGAKHYTVTQLMRRYIVGVGIFLGTCFLGGFLAILFLSTRLGMLNAEVAELQQFQTAIKEENSALLLEQRQLKQSVEDKVATLSVMTDELGSIEAMIGLSPDPNIALYERLDTASQTASEKRFMLSAIPSGYPLSDVYVTSRYGMRNHPVLGKMALHGGADLRAAVGTPVYATADGVVEQAGLSNSGFGRMVKLSHNFGFVTIFGHLSKTAIVSGDYVRQGDLIGYSGNTGLSSAPHLHYEVRHLHRRLAPGPFMEWSWENYDVLFTREEKIKWDSLAKTLRKQLVVPERRWSQLAPNLPATSS from the coding sequence ATGCGTGATCACTACAGAATAACCATTACAAACTACAGCGGTGCTAAGCATTATACTGTCACTCAGCTAATGCGACGCTATATTGTCGGTGTTGGCATTTTTCTTGGAACCTGTTTTTTGGGTGGTTTCTTAGCCATTTTATTTCTGAGTACTCGTTTGGGTATGCTTAACGCAGAAGTTGCAGAATTGCAGCAATTTCAGACAGCGATCAAAGAAGAAAATAGTGCGTTATTGCTAGAGCAACGTCAGCTTAAACAGTCTGTAGAGGACAAGGTGGCGACATTATCAGTGATGACTGATGAATTGGGATCAATTGAAGCGATGATTGGTTTGTCTCCTGATCCCAATATTGCGCTGTATGAGCGCTTAGACACCGCGAGCCAAACAGCCTCAGAAAAGCGTTTCATGCTAAGCGCTATTCCTAGTGGTTACCCCCTTTCTGATGTGTATGTCACTAGCCGATACGGAATGAGAAATCACCCCGTGTTGGGGAAGATGGCGCTACACGGTGGGGCGGATTTACGTGCTGCTGTGGGTACGCCGGTATACGCAACTGCCGATGGGGTGGTTGAGCAGGCAGGCTTGAGTAACTCCGGTTTTGGCCGCATGGTAAAGCTAAGTCATAATTTTGGTTTTGTAACAATATTTGGCCATTTAAGTAAAACGGCAATTGTCAGTGGTGATTATGTGCGCCAAGGCGACTTGATAGGTTATTCCGGTAATACCGGCTTATCTAGTGCGCCACATTTGCATTATGAGGTGCGGCATTTACATCGACGTTTGGCCCCCGGCCCTTTTATGGAGTGGTCCTGGGAAAACTACGATGTGCTTTTTACACGTGAGGAGAAAATTAAATGGGATTCCCTGGCAAAAACACTAAGAAAGCAGCTGGTAGTACCAGAACGACGGTGGTCGCAGCTGGCGCCAAACTTACCGGCGACATCGAGCTGA
- a CDS encoding bactofilin family protein gives MVAAGAKLTGDIELNHDFHLDGVMTGNLASKHDLIVSTSGHFTGDVKAKRVLVSGVLDGKIDADRLEIVATGQVSGEIKVRELVIESGGQFVGASQVRQHDTPRLTFVNESPSEEDAEAAESLENQSA, from the coding sequence GTGGTCGCAGCTGGCGCCAAACTTACCGGCGACATCGAGCTGAATCATGACTTCCATCTTGATGGTGTGATGACGGGCAATTTAGCCTCTAAGCATGACCTTATTGTGAGTACTAGCGGGCACTTTACCGGCGATGTAAAGGCCAAGCGGGTGTTAGTCAGTGGCGTGTTGGACGGTAAAATTGATGCGGACCGCTTGGAAATTGTTGCCACTGGACAAGTTAGTGGTGAAATCAAAGTGCGAGAACTAGTGATTGAATCTGGCGGGCAATTCGTCGGGGCGAGTCAGGTGAGGCAGCATGACACCCCTCGTTTAACCTTTGTTAATGAGTCGCCTTCAGAGGAGGATGCCGAAGCGGCAGAGTCTTTAGAAAATCAGAGTGCATAA